A window from Rhizosphaericola mali encodes these proteins:
- the traM gene encoding conjugative transposon protein TraM, producing the protein MQPTQLERKKIFYLLLPVLVIPCLTLFFYALGGGKGENTPTTQTKGLNPLLPEAQLISAPGDKMSLYAQALKDSMGLGDLRKSDPYIQDTSAAGDNSTMISTGKTGVSYTDPNESKVNDRLATLQRTLNQNQGYGNRPDSYESIENQQLKRQLLEVQQQMHQMTSNGLSQPDPQIEQINTVLNKIMEVQHPEIVKDRLEQESLKNKGQVYPIVEVGQDILTNPIVSKENNAPIGFYGLTENVDTAFVNSTAVAAEVQESQTLTSGATVKLRLSSDILIAGQSIEKGSLVYGNCTLSGERLKISVSSIRSGDRILPTSLTVYDMDGQEGIRIPDAISRDATKEGTDQALQSMNLMALDPGIGAQAASAAVQTAKSLFTRKIKLVKATVRAGYQVLLVDKSRQNRQ; encoded by the coding sequence ATGCAACCTACACAGTTGGAAAGAAAAAAAATATTTTACTTATTGTTACCCGTCCTAGTGATCCCTTGTTTGACACTATTCTTTTACGCTTTGGGAGGCGGTAAGGGAGAAAATACACCCACCACGCAAACGAAGGGGCTTAATCCCTTGCTTCCCGAAGCACAGTTAATTAGTGCACCTGGCGACAAGATGTCCCTTTACGCCCAAGCCTTGAAGGACTCCATGGGTTTGGGGGATTTGAGAAAATCCGATCCCTATATTCAGGATACATCGGCGGCTGGAGATAACTCTACAATGATTTCTACCGGAAAAACAGGTGTATCCTACACCGACCCAAACGAATCCAAGGTCAATGACCGTTTGGCGACCCTGCAACGTACGCTCAACCAAAACCAAGGCTACGGGAATCGTCCTGACAGTTATGAAAGTATCGAGAACCAGCAGTTGAAAAGACAGCTTCTGGAAGTCCAGCAGCAGATGCATCAGATGACTAGTAACGGATTGTCCCAACCAGATCCGCAGATAGAACAGATCAATACCGTCCTCAACAAGATCATGGAGGTACAGCACCCAGAGATCGTAAAGGATCGACTGGAACAGGAAAGCCTTAAAAACAAAGGACAGGTGTATCCTATTGTTGAAGTAGGGCAGGATATCCTTACCAATCCAATCGTTTCCAAAGAAAATAATGCACCTATTGGATTTTACGGTTTGACCGAAAACGTCGATACTGCTTTTGTAAACAGTACTGCAGTTGCCGCCGAGGTGCAGGAGAGCCAAACGCTGACAAGTGGAGCCACCGTCAAACTCAGGCTGTCGTCGGATATCCTGATCGCTGGACAGTCCATAGAAAAAGGTTCCTTGGTATACGGCAACTGTACCCTAAGTGGGGAACGACTCAAAATCAGTGTATCCTCCATTAGATCCGGGGACAGAATACTACCGACCTCCCTAACGGTCTATGACATGGACGGCCAGGAAGGTATCAGGATACCGGATGCCATCTCCCGCGACGCCACCAAGGAAGGTACAGACCAGGCATTGCAGTCCATGAACCTGATGGCCCTCGATCCTGGTATCGGAGCGCAGGCAGCCAGCGCCGCCGTGCAGACCGCGAAGAGTCTATTTACTAGAAAAATAAAACTCGTAAAGGCTACCGTTCGGGCAGGATATCAGGTTTTGCTAGTGGACAAGAGCCGACAGAACAGGCAGTAG
- the traN gene encoding conjugative transposon protein TraN, with amino-acid sequence MKQLILKLLFAFLSVSVAVPLWAQTSELEKIHPSSYVPQYPIAVGLTNTTVLVFPFKIVTKGVDLGSTDIIASPLQGVDNILRIKAAKEDFAPTNATVVTTDGKIYSFRVTFSQYPDDRPIDLGKQETVEKTKSILTSQKLGDEQIKQETNVILSSKPFLKKPKTVSYDVRLALNGIYTKEDVLFFRLELKNDSPMDYLIDFTRFYTQDRKRLKRTADQESECKTVGIFPESNGIIKAGATNTIIVAFHRFTIADHKDLVIQFFEKDGDRHLKLKINGKTLMKAHGL; translated from the coding sequence ATGAAACAATTAATTTTAAAACTTCTTTTTGCCTTTTTGTCGGTATCCGTCGCCGTTCCGCTTTGGGCACAAACGTCTGAACTTGAAAAGATACATCCATCGTCCTATGTACCGCAATATCCTATAGCGGTGGGGCTCACCAATACTACCGTACTGGTATTTCCTTTCAAGATTGTGACCAAGGGCGTGGACCTAGGCAGTACCGATATAATAGCCAGCCCTTTGCAGGGTGTAGACAATATACTTAGGATCAAGGCGGCAAAGGAGGACTTTGCCCCCACCAATGCGACTGTGGTCACCACTGACGGAAAGATCTATTCTTTTCGTGTCACTTTCTCCCAGTACCCCGATGACCGTCCCATAGACCTCGGCAAGCAGGAAACTGTAGAAAAAACGAAGAGCATACTTACCAGTCAGAAATTGGGCGACGAACAGATTAAACAGGAAACAAATGTCATCCTAAGTAGTAAACCTTTTCTCAAAAAGCCCAAAACAGTCTCGTATGATGTACGACTTGCACTGAACGGGATCTACACAAAGGAGGATGTTCTTTTTTTTCGTTTGGAGTTGAAAAACGACAGTCCCATGGATTATCTCATCGATTTCACCCGTTTTTACACCCAGGACCGGAAACGGCTGAAAAGGACAGCAGACCAGGAGAGCGAGTGTAAAACGGTTGGGATCTTTCCTGAAAGCAATGGCATTATAAAAGCAGGAGCTACAAATACGATCATAGTTGCTTTCCATCGCTTTACCATCGCCGACCACAAAGACCTGGTTATTCAGTTTTTCGAAAAAGACGGTGACCGTCACCTGAAACTGAAAATAAACGGTAAGACCCTCATGAAGGCGCACGGACTATAG